From Pseudoalteromonas sp. Scap06:
ACCGCTAGCTAAAGCATTTACTATTTTTCTTTTATGACAACCGTGAGGCGACGAGTAGTAACTAAATAAAGATGACAAAAAGCTTGCCCCTAGATCGACTTCTAGCTCTATCTCAAGTGTGTCCGTAAGAGATTTATCAGGCTTTATCGACTTGCTATCTGAACCACATATTTTCCAAAACTCACTTTTTAACATAAAGAGACGTTCGCTATCCTTTGATGCTAAATCATATAAATTGGAACAGAACTCACTAAACAAATAATGTGTAGGGGTGGTTGTCTCCAATAACAGTTCCCAATCATCCACTTGATGAGGTAAGTGCAAGGAGTCTAAGGTTCGTCCTTTTTTTTTGGGAACGAGCAAGGGAGTGGCATGCTTATTACAGACGCTGACACCGTGAAGTTGATGTTTCACGTGCCAATATGATGCACCATATATATTAAGATCTTCTTCTATACAGTTAGGACAAGCTTTCCAACGAACCACGTTGCTAGTCACTCCAGAATTGTGAACTCCATGAAGTTTTGCAGGAACTTGAGTTAGATGAATCCGACTTTTGAAGTATTTATATCTATCATGGTCTATGGATAAAACCCAAAGAGGAAACT
This genomic window contains:
- a CDS encoding TniQ family protein, with protein sequence MIPFYLSILPGEHIYSWWLRRYWLSGAPEKHTYFKEFGVKASELQTNIPLSKSCQKVCKLNARTFDNPQIAQQATEFPLWVLSIDHDRYKYFKSRIHLTQVPAKLHGVHNSGVTSNVVRWKACPNCIEEDLNIYGASYWHVKHQLHGVSVCNKHATPLLVPKKKGRTLDSLHLPHQVDDWELLLETTTPTHYLFSEFCSNLYDLASKDSERLFMLKSEFWKICGSDSKSIKPDKSLTDTLEIELEVDLGASFLSSLFSYYSSPHGCHKRKIVNALASGATSKYVDPVFWLVALFWKRKELGLEKEYANELIASF